The nucleotide sequence AGGCTACGTTTGCGCTAACTGTCCGGTGTATGCACCAGTTCAGGAACGTATTCTTATCATCAAGCTCGGAGCTATTGGCGACGTAATTCGGACAACCCCACTCTTGCGCAGGTTGCGTCAAGAGTATCCGGCGGCTAAAATCACGTGGCTCACCCTTACGCCAGCTATTTTGCCGCAAGGTGCCATTGACGAGATACTGAAGCTGGATTTACCATCAGTGTTGCACTTGCAGGCCCGTGAGTTCGACTTGCTTTTCAACCTTGACAAAGACAAGGAGGCTTGCGCTCTGCATGATACCATCCGGGCTACGCGTAAGTTCGGCTACACACTACATCCAAGCGGCGTAGCGTGGCCTAGCAATGCGTTGGCGGAACACAAGTTTCTTACAGGCGTCTTTGATCAGCTAAGCCTCGAAAATCAGAAGCCGTATGCACAGGAAATATTCGAGCTGTGCGGCTTTGCATTTCAAGGGGAAGAATACGTTTTCGATACGCATGAAGACAAGGGTTATACCTGGGCTGCATTACCGCAGGGCCGCCCCCGCATCGGCCTAAATACCGGCTGCGGCGACCGGTGGACAACTCGCCTCTGGTCAGACGAGAAGTGGATTTCACTAATCACCCAGCTTCAGCAAGGCGGCTATGCCCCCATACTTCTGGGCGGTGCTGCCGAAGATGAGCGTAACCAGCGCTTACGAGCCGCTACCGGCGCGGCCTATCTAGGCACGTTTCCGCTGGAACAGTTTATTAACCTGATGCACCACATGGATGGCATTGTAACGCAGGTGACAATGGCAATGCATATCAGCATTGCGTTGGCCAAACCGACCATCCTGATGAACAATATCTTCAACCCCTACGAATTTGACTTGTACGGCCGTGGGCAGCTTGTATCACCCGAACGCCAATGCGTCTGTTTTTATCGGGGTACGTGCAAGCTAGGCACTAGCTGTATGGAAGACTTACCAGCCGAAAAGGTGTTTGCCGCCGTGCAGGCCAGCGTTCCGGCGTAGAACATTATCTTCTGCCGCATAGCCAACAAGAAAAGAGCCTGTTCTGTCAATGCAGAGCAGGCTCTTTTCTTGTTGGCAGCAACTTCTTTACGCTATGCTGGCTACTTCTTTCAGTGCTTTCACCATCTCGCTCCAAGAGAACTGTTTCTTCTGCTCCTGTACGCCCACCGTGAATTCCGCTTCACGTTTGTGCTCATAGAAATCCATTAGCGCATCCGCAATAGCACGTGCCGTAGGCTTTACTA is from Hymenobacter tibetensis and encodes:
- a CDS encoding glycosyltransferase family 9 protein, with product MPDLHGVTVHPDCRHFRGDIPCRPNKEQGYVCANCPVYAPVQERILIIKLGAIGDVIRTTPLLRRLRQEYPAAKITWLTLTPAILPQGAIDEILKLDLPSVLHLQAREFDLLFNLDKDKEACALHDTIRATRKFGYTLHPSGVAWPSNALAEHKFLTGVFDQLSLENQKPYAQEIFELCGFAFQGEEYVFDTHEDKGYTWAALPQGRPRIGLNTGCGDRWTTRLWSDEKWISLITQLQQGGYAPILLGGAAEDERNQRLRAATGAAYLGTFPLEQFINLMHHMDGIVTQVTMAMHISIALAKPTILMNNIFNPYEFDLYGRGQLVSPERQCVCFYRGTCKLGTSCMEDLPAEKVFAAVQASVPA